From the genome of Bacteroidota bacterium, one region includes:
- the rfaE1 gene encoding D-glycero-beta-D-manno-heptose-7-phosphate kinase — protein sequence MLIPEKRLEEIFKNLNGKKVAIIGDLMIDRYFWGTVTRISPEAPVPVVEIDSESNRLGGAANVANNIKSLGGIPMLLGLLGNDGSGKNFLDICTQQSLDTSGIISDDDRPTTVKTRVIAHNQHVVRIDRESKSEANSSLQQKLLQILESNISSIDAIIIEDYNKGVVGKEIILGAVKISKKYDKIITIDPKFNNFFEYKNVTVFKPNRKETEEALGIKLLNDQNLEYAGKKLVETLQAEHVIITRGEYGMAVFGQNGSFKNIQTTARSVLDVSGAGDTVISTLTMAMTSGADILEAALMANTAGGIVCGEVGIVPIDKDELFQTLLEDMNHRPPRKTGK from the coding sequence ATGTTAATACCAGAAAAACGATTAGAAGAAATTTTCAAAAATTTAAACGGCAAAAAAGTTGCAATCATAGGCGATTTAATGATTGACCGATATTTTTGGGGAACAGTTACACGTATTTCTCCGGAAGCGCCCGTACCTGTTGTCGAAATAGATTCGGAATCTAACAGGCTTGGTGGAGCAGCTAATGTTGCTAATAATATCAAATCATTAGGTGGCATACCAATGCTTCTTGGTCTATTAGGCAACGACGGAAGCGGGAAGAATTTTTTAGACATCTGTACACAACAAAGTTTAGATACATCTGGAATTATTTCCGATGACGACCGCCCGACTACAGTTAAGACTCGCGTTATTGCACATAACCAGCATGTAGTTCGGATTGATCGAGAATCAAAGAGCGAAGCAAATAGCAGTTTGCAACAAAAACTTTTACAAATTTTAGAATCAAATATTTCTTCTATAGATGCTATCATTATTGAAGATTATAACAAAGGGGTTGTGGGTAAAGAAATTATTTTAGGTGCTGTTAAGATAAGTAAAAAATACGATAAGATAATTACGATTGACCCGAAGTTTAATAATTTTTTTGAATATAAAAACGTTACAGTTTTTAAACCTAACCGGAAAGAAACCGAAGAAGCGCTTGGAATAAAATTACTGAACGATCAAAACCTCGAGTACGCGGGAAAAAAACTCGTTGAAACATTACAAGCAGAGCACGTCATAATCACGAGAGGCGAGTATGGTATGGCGGTGTTTGGACAGAACGGTAGTTTCAAAAACATCCAAACAACTGCACGCTCTGTGTTAGATGTTTCAGGAGCAGGGGACACAGTTATCTCGACCCTTACTATGGCAATGACAAGCGGAGCAGATATACTTGAGGCTGCTTTAATGGCAAATACTGCCGGGGGTATCGTGTGCGGTGAAGTTGGAATTGTACCAATCGATAAAGATGAATTGTTTCAGACTCTTTTAGAAGATATGAATCACCGACCTCCAAGAAAAACGGGTAAATAA
- the rfaE2 gene encoding D-glycero-beta-D-manno-heptose 1-phosphate adenylyltransferase, whose protein sequence is MGKIVSKEELISIRALQKKQKKKIVFTNGVFDIIHRGHVEYLMKAKSAGDVLIVGLNSDASVRRIKGDKRPIVSQQDRAFVLANLCPVDFVCIFEEETPLKLIEDILPDVLVKGADWNIENIVGKNIVEANGGKVATIEFIQDRSTTNIVDTIIKKYCSNTQSGND, encoded by the coding sequence ATGGGAAAAATAGTTTCGAAGGAAGAATTAATCAGCATTCGGGCTTTACAAAAAAAGCAAAAGAAAAAAATCGTTTTCACAAACGGGGTATTTGATATAATCCATCGCGGACACGTTGAATACTTGATGAAAGCAAAATCGGCCGGAGATGTTCTTATTGTTGGCTTGAACTCAGACGCTTCAGTCAGAAGAATTAAAGGCGACAAAAGACCGATTGTTAGTCAACAGGACAGGGCTTTTGTGTTAGCTAATCTTTGTCCCGTCGATTTTGTTTGTATCTTTGAAGAAGAAACACCTTTGAAATTAATAGAAGATATCCTTCCGGATGTTCTGGTGAAAGGCGCCGATTGGAATATAGAAAATATCGTGGGGAAAAATATTGTTGAAGCCAACGGTGGTAAAGTAGCTACGATAGAGTTTATTCAGGATCGTTCTACGACAAATATCGTAGATACAATAATAAAAAAGTATTGTTCAAATACTCAATCAGGGAATGATTAA
- a CDS encoding translocation/assembly module TamB domain-containing protein, whose amino-acid sequence MIKKVLKIIAYLFGLCVFIFIVAIGFTQSKFFKDRLREFILSNVSENIDGSLYLGTISGNFITGFSIDSLTITHGDEVFLSVGKIKLHHDPYSILGKKITLRSLTIEHPKVNILKSKDGKWNISEIFRAKEKAPSKFEWTIAFENVKVINGTFFVHDSLREVFKHHIDTTTQYLDYRHLTVNNLSTEISGVFKHNNIKLKIKDLHGYLPSTSFSLLSLSGEIVLNEENIEVKTLVAASKNSSIKIEASLKDVNIFDKLLLEDFEKKPVALKVTGSILNLNELKSFLSPVYFLNGSVYLDLDARGEFGDIFVNHLNLQTFNSYLKIEGNLSNLHTPKDLFLNIKIDEARIKPSDVNQLLPYFKIPQFKNISNSLIFATYIGNPLDFKTQLNVQTDAGKAQAEVNLNLKDSLLKYSGNFKTYGLNFAKLLDDVTYSSDINSSATFEGIGSSIDNLNAQVNLKIDSSKFANVKLDNSNLAIQVHDKRIEMVSLLKSDRMKSYITANLDYTNRQLPTYNIETSVTSLNLADFLNNKHFEGDLSLQATITLTGTNINNANATTNLTIFPSVVGKHKFQTEEFHLTLNQSDTSNKILKIESSMADILLTGHLDFPKIPSIFTDIVSSFSKAISHRTSISDRLNVEYNSKSYIEQKEESPYWFNYEIRSKNLTSISNLINNIPFNFEGTVKGLVIKNGGGITNKGNIEIKDFFIGSTGTGILMSEGSIKYNIDSLTERNLFEKLNLNVSSEVQKIVFNKIDLDNLKLNLDFSGSKGKLIYTSDIGKANRLSFISEVAVHPNSFEFLFPKLNFAWGDYSWEGNETFGISVNPEELKLENFILHRNNIEKIYIDGKLFADGIINFNSRIEKFELEGLHHFIKSDNLKNPKNRVYGKVNSEMKFSGSLENPVLSMTVNVDSIFYRNSNFGELKSSFNYLDKYLDVSINFASEGLQTKPDFMINGKLPIDLSFQEGEKLFPEEPLNMKIVSSGFQLSVLNPLIPAIDDLQGMLICDMSITGTPKQPNYSGTIQLQQSRFLLLENYIYYNLSGSLLSDVDKIYLPQFQLSNDKSDYTEGKVNINGFFALREYKISDFDLNATGQLLLLKETSRRKMQNMYGRLVGMVGNQGLHFKGSLAKSNISGNVIVQDANIVFPSSQSSSYDESGGIVRYVAFDDTIKPDKQDNLKHQFFSAMHDTNAKNLVGGIQTESKFLAGLTYDITLETKGTTSIRMIFNPATSEELYAELDGKINLQRVGNRNYSTGEISISDRSYYNFFKRFEAAGKLKFLGDPNNPELDIKATYSGLRKPPTLTPDSVVAEQKVTITLIISGTRLEPHLSMNITIDDEEYSKDIQGGDLQSDAISFLFTNKFRDDLNAREKSDIVSSLSSSAGTSIVAGATSTLLSGILTDFLRREFEFIRSAEITYHGGSIQQSADLRLSGQIFNAYWRFGGRIFDDINNANISFTLNFGDILESDKMKNLFLQLERKVDAGEYTIDKKLTNSARIYYRWSF is encoded by the coding sequence ATGATTAAAAAAGTACTAAAAATTATCGCTTATTTGTTTGGATTGTGTGTTTTTATCTTTATTGTTGCCATTGGTTTTACTCAATCCAAATTTTTTAAAGACCGTCTGCGAGAATTTATCCTTTCAAATGTTTCTGAAAATATCGATGGCTCACTTTATCTTGGTACTATCAGTGGAAATTTTATTACAGGTTTTTCAATCGATTCACTTACTATCACGCATGGCGACGAAGTCTTTCTTTCTGTTGGAAAAATTAAACTACATCACGACCCGTATTCAATCTTGGGTAAAAAAATTACACTCCGTAGTTTAACAATAGAACACCCTAAAGTGAACATCTTGAAATCGAAAGATGGCAAATGGAACATCTCTGAAATATTTAGAGCGAAGGAAAAAGCACCTTCAAAATTTGAATGGACGATTGCTTTTGAGAATGTTAAAGTAATAAATGGAACATTTTTCGTCCACGATTCGCTACGCGAAGTTTTTAAACACCATATCGATACTACTACTCAATATTTAGATTATCGCCACCTAACAGTAAATAATTTAAGCACAGAGATTTCCGGAGTATTCAAGCATAACAATATCAAATTGAAGATTAAAGATTTACATGGTTATCTGCCATCAACATCGTTCAGTTTGTTGTCGCTCAGCGGCGAAATCGTCCTCAATGAAGAAAACATTGAAGTAAAAACTCTTGTGGCGGCTTCAAAAAATTCCAGTATAAAAATAGAAGCAAGCTTGAAGGATGTGAATATTTTTGACAAACTTTTGTTGGAAGATTTTGAAAAAAAACCGGTCGCACTAAAAGTAACGGGGAGCATTCTAAATTTGAACGAATTGAAAAGTTTTCTGTCGCCGGTATATTTTCTGAATGGATCGGTTTATTTGGATTTAGATGCAAGAGGTGAGTTTGGCGATATTTTTGTGAATCATCTTAACCTGCAAACATTTAATTCATACTTAAAAATCGAAGGTAATCTCTCGAATCTGCACACACCCAAAGATCTGTTTTTGAATATCAAAATTGATGAAGCCCGCATCAAACCATCTGATGTGAATCAGTTGCTGCCTTATTTTAAAATCCCTCAATTTAAAAACATTAGTAACTCACTTATTTTTGCAACTTATATTGGTAACCCTTTAGATTTTAAAACGCAATTAAATGTTCAAACGGATGCGGGTAAAGCTCAAGCTGAGGTCAATCTCAATCTAAAAGATTCGTTGTTGAAATATAGCGGAAATTTTAAAACATACGGTTTAAATTTTGCTAAACTATTGGATGACGTAACATACAGCAGCGATATTAACTCTTCTGCAACTTTTGAAGGAATCGGTTCGAGTATCGATAACTTAAATGCACAAGTTAATTTAAAAATTGATTCATCGAAATTTGCAAACGTAAAATTAGATAATTCAAATCTCGCGATCCAGGTTCATGATAAACGAATCGAAATGGTCTCTCTCCTCAAATCCGACCGAATGAAATCGTACATCACAGCTAATCTTGATTATACAAACCGTCAATTACCAACTTATAATATCGAAACATCTGTTACATCTTTAAATCTCGCTGACTTTTTAAACAATAAACATTTCGAAGGCGACCTATCGCTACAAGCCACGATAACGCTGACAGGAACAAATATAAATAATGCGAATGCAACTACTAACTTAACAATCTTCCCATCAGTAGTTGGCAAGCATAAATTTCAAACTGAAGAATTTCATCTGACATTAAATCAAAGCGATACCTCAAATAAGATTTTAAAAATTGAATCCTCGATGGCCGATATTTTACTAACCGGTCATCTCGATTTCCCAAAAATTCCTTCCATATTCACTGATATCGTTTCAAGCTTTTCTAAAGCTATATCCCATCGAACTTCAATATCCGATAGATTGAATGTCGAATATAATTCGAAGTCTTACATCGAACAAAAAGAGGAAAGCCCTTATTGGTTCAATTATGAGATTCGATCAAAAAATTTAACATCCATCTCTAACCTAATTAACAATATACCTTTTAATTTCGAGGGGACAGTAAAAGGTTTAGTAATCAAAAATGGGGGAGGCATTACGAACAAAGGAAATATCGAAATTAAAGATTTCTTTATCGGTTCAACTGGCACAGGGATTTTAATGTCGGAAGGTTCAATAAAATATAATATCGATTCTCTCACCGAAAGAAACCTTTTTGAGAAGTTAAATCTAAATGTTTCCTCAGAAGTACAAAAAATTGTTTTCAACAAAATCGACTTGGATAATTTAAAATTAAACCTTGATTTTTCCGGATCGAAAGGCAAACTGATATATACTTCGGATATAGGCAAAGCAAACAGGTTAAGTTTTATTTCAGAAGTTGCTGTTCACCCGAATTCTTTTGAATTTTTGTTTCCGAAATTAAATTTTGCTTGGGGCGATTACTCGTGGGAAGGTAACGAAACGTTTGGTATATCTGTAAATCCCGAAGAATTAAAATTGGAAAATTTTATCCTTCACCGGAACAATATAGAAAAAATATATATCGACGGTAAGCTGTTTGCCGATGGTATAATCAATTTCAATAGCCGTATCGAAAAATTTGAGTTAGAAGGATTACACCATTTTATCAAGAGTGATAATTTAAAAAATCCTAAAAACAGAGTATATGGTAAAGTAAATTCCGAGATGAAGTTTTCAGGTAGTTTAGAAAATCCTGTTCTAAGTATGACAGTTAATGTTGACAGTATCTTCTACAGGAATTCAAACTTTGGAGAACTTAAAAGCTCATTCAATTACCTCGATAAATATTTAGATGTAAGCATTAATTTTGCGAGCGAAGGATTGCAAACAAAACCTGATTTTATGATCAACGGAAAACTACCAATTGATTTATCATTTCAAGAAGGAGAAAAATTATTTCCCGAAGAACCTTTGAATATGAAAATTGTTTCGTCCGGTTTTCAATTAAGCGTATTAAATCCATTAATACCTGCAATCGACGACTTACAAGGTATGCTGATTTGCGATATGAGTATAACGGGAACGCCGAAGCAGCCAAATTATTCTGGAACAATCCAATTACAGCAGTCGAGGTTTTTATTGCTCGAAAATTATATTTACTACAATTTATCTGGTTCGTTATTGTCGGATGTTGACAAAATTTATCTTCCCCAATTTCAACTTAGCAACGATAAATCGGATTATACGGAAGGGAAGGTAAATATTAACGGATTCTTTGCTTTAAGAGAATATAAGATTAGTGATTTTGATTTGAATGCAACCGGTCAACTTTTACTTTTGAAGGAAACTTCACGCAGAAAGATGCAAAATATGTACGGACGACTTGTTGGGATGGTTGGCAACCAAGGACTTCATTTTAAAGGCTCATTGGCTAAATCTAATATCTCTGGAAATGTGATAGTTCAGGATGCGAATATTGTTTTCCCTTCATCGCAATCAAGCAGTTATGACGAATCGGGAGGGATAGTCAGGTATGTAGCCTTTGACGATACTATAAAACCTGATAAACAGGATAATTTGAAACATCAGTTTTTTTCTGCAATGCACGATACGAATGCCAAAAATCTGGTAGGAGGGATACAAACCGAGAGTAAATTTTTAGCCGGATTAACATATGATATAACCCTCGAAACCAAAGGAACAACAAGTATTCGTATGATTTTTAATCCTGCTACAAGCGAAGAATTGTATGCAGAGTTAGATGGCAAAATTAATTTACAACGGGTTGGCAATAGAAATTATTCGACCGGTGAAATATCGATATCCGACAGGTCGTACTACAATTTCTTCAAGAGGTTTGAAGCTGCCGGTAAATTAAAATTTTTAGGCGACCCAAATAATCCTGAGTTGGATATTAAAGCCACTTATTCAGGTTTAAGAAAACCACCAACTCTTACACCCGACTCAGTGGTAGCCGAACAAAAAGTAACTATTACACTTATAATTTCAGGCACCCGACTTGAACCGCATCTGAGCATGAATATTACAATTGACGATGAAGAATATTCAAAAGACATTCAAGGAGGCGATTTGCAGAGCGATGCGATATCGTTTCTCTTTACTAATAAATTTCGTGATGACTTAAATGCTCGAGAAAAATCCGATATTGTTTCAAGTTTAAGTTCAAGTGCCGGAACCTCTATCGTTGCAGGCGCAACTTCGACATTATTATCCGGAATCCTTACCGATTTTTTAAGACGTGAGTTTGAATTTATTAGATCGGCGGAAATAACTTATCATGGCGGGAGCATTCAACAATCTGCCGACCTCCGGTTGAGCGGACAAATATTCAATGCGTATTGGAGATTCGGTGGAAGAATTTTCGATGATATTAATAATGCTAATATCAGTTTTACACTTAACTTTGGTGATATTTTGGAATCCGATAAAATGAAAAATTTATTCCTACAATTAGAGCGTAAAGTTGATGCAGGCGAATATACAATCGATAAAAAATTAACTAACAGCGCCCGAATATACTATAGATGGTCGTTCTAA
- the rnr gene encoding ribonuclease R — MTLEEKILKLIYKYPNETFKAHQLARRLSLKDELDILTLQNTLKELVLTNKLSPASRKKYGVYKPPKSTHRIGVFTRLKNGSGLVKLNPPDEGNVLISANYISTALDDDIVSVAVFPVSLKETVNDAETLPYEGEVVDIIKRSKKPLIGVVDKNKNIFFVIPDDSRIRRDVFIPKGKTLDARPGNKVTFVIEEWRYINQNPEGRVIEIIGKAGEIKTEIISVIHQFKLPLTFPNSVINEAENVSEEIPHRVIKERLDFRDEVCFTIDPEDAKDFDDALSLKEINSSTYELGVHIADVSHYVKEGSKIDHEAFSRGTSVYLANDVIPMLPEVLSNGICSLIPKRDRLAFSVFITITKQGKIIDYKLAKTVINNKRRYSYEEVQEILESGKGDYSDTLLIMRKLSQTLLKNRLKEGSIDFESTEVKFKFDKHGNPIKIIRKERLDAHRLVEDFMLLANKVVAEHIKTPFIYRIHDRPDPDKIKELADFVSQFGYTLDKGDGMTSKKLQKLLASCRGKEEEAVINEIAIRSMAKAIYSVKNIGHFGLGFKHYTHFTSPIRRYPDLVVHRLLTEYLTEPASKKVKETHAAIDEICVQSSARERLAIEAERASIKVMQVEFMKRHVGDDFRAIISGITKFGLFIEIMDLLVEGLVHIRDLEDDYYVFDEKNYTYIGRRTKKRYRLGDKVNVQVVRVSSIDRQIDFRIID, encoded by the coding sequence ATGACACTAGAAGAAAAAATATTAAAACTGATTTATAAGTATCCAAACGAAACTTTTAAAGCTCATCAATTAGCAAGGCGACTGTCGCTGAAAGATGAACTCGATATTCTAACACTACAAAATACTCTGAAAGAGTTGGTTCTGACAAACAAACTGAGTCCGGCTTCCCGAAAAAAATATGGCGTCTATAAACCGCCAAAATCAACTCACAGAATAGGTGTGTTCACACGTTTAAAAAACGGTTCTGGTTTAGTAAAATTAAATCCCCCTGACGAAGGAAATGTATTAATTTCTGCAAATTACATTTCAACCGCACTTGATGATGATATTGTTTCGGTGGCAGTATTTCCTGTGTCGTTAAAAGAAACTGTAAACGATGCTGAAACTTTACCCTACGAAGGTGAAGTTGTAGATATAATTAAAAGGAGCAAAAAACCATTAATTGGTGTGGTGGATAAAAATAAAAACATTTTCTTCGTAATACCAGACGATTCACGCATCAGGCGAGATGTCTTCATACCTAAAGGAAAAACTTTAGATGCTCGTCCCGGCAATAAAGTAACTTTCGTAATTGAAGAGTGGAGATACATTAATCAAAATCCTGAAGGCAGGGTAATTGAAATAATTGGGAAAGCCGGTGAAATAAAAACTGAAATTATTTCTGTTATTCATCAGTTTAAATTGCCATTGACATTTCCGAATAGTGTAATCAATGAAGCTGAAAATGTTTCAGAGGAAATTCCTCATCGTGTAATTAAAGAACGGCTTGATTTTAGAGACGAAGTATGTTTTACGATCGATCCAGAAGATGCAAAAGATTTCGATGATGCTCTATCATTGAAAGAAATAAATTCATCGACTTACGAATTAGGAGTGCACATTGCTGATGTGAGTCATTATGTAAAAGAAGGGTCAAAAATTGATCACGAAGCATTCTCGAGGGGAACGAGTGTGTATTTGGCGAATGACGTTATTCCGATGCTTCCCGAAGTTTTATCGAATGGGATTTGCAGCCTCATACCCAAACGCGACAGATTAGCTTTTTCAGTCTTTATAACCATCACAAAGCAAGGTAAAATTATTGATTATAAATTGGCTAAAACAGTAATCAACAATAAAAGACGCTATAGTTATGAAGAAGTTCAGGAAATTTTGGAAAGTGGAAAAGGAGACTACTCCGATACTTTGTTAATAATGCGTAAACTGAGCCAGACTCTTCTTAAAAATCGCTTAAAAGAGGGAAGCATTGACTTTGAGAGTACTGAAGTTAAGTTTAAATTCGATAAACACGGTAACCCGATAAAGATAATCAGGAAGGAGAGATTAGATGCCCATCGGTTGGTTGAAGATTTTATGCTTTTAGCCAACAAAGTTGTAGCCGAACATATCAAAACACCATTCATCTATCGCATTCACGATAGACCCGATCCTGATAAAATTAAAGAACTTGCCGATTTCGTTTCACAATTCGGCTACACGTTGGATAAGGGAGATGGTATGACTTCAAAAAAACTGCAAAAACTTCTCGCCAGTTGCCGGGGCAAAGAAGAAGAAGCAGTTATAAATGAAATTGCTATCCGATCGATGGCTAAAGCTATTTACTCTGTAAAAAATATTGGACACTTTGGATTAGGATTTAAACACTATACACACTTTACATCACCAATACGCCGATACCCTGACTTAGTGGTTCATAGATTATTAACAGAATATTTGACCGAGCCTGCCTCTAAAAAAGTTAAAGAAACGCACGCTGCGATAGATGAAATATGTGTGCAATCGAGCGCCCGCGAGCGTTTAGCAATTGAAGCCGAACGTGCTTCGATAAAAGTTATGCAAGTAGAATTTATGAAACGGCACGTAGGCGACGATTTCAGAGCAATCATTTCCGGGATCACGAAGTTCGGACTATTTATAGAAATTATGGATTTGTTAGTGGAAGGGTTAGTTCATATTAGAGATCTTGAAGACGACTATTATGTTTTTGATGAAAAAAATTATACTTATATTGGCAGGCGAACAAAGAAGCGTTATAGATTAGGCGATAAAGTTAATGTCCAAGTTGTGCGTGTTAGTTCAATCGACCGTCAAATCGATTTTCGTATAATTGATTAA
- a CDS encoding acylphosphatase — protein sequence MQVEAIIIVKGMVQGVGFRYFVMNLANRLGLTGFVKNLHNGDVEIVVQGDRSLVNDLIKAVQIGPRFADVRDVKVQLKQIENIYQKFDIL from the coding sequence ATGCAAGTCGAAGCAATCATCATAGTCAAAGGAATGGTTCAGGGTGTTGGGTTCCGATATTTTGTAATGAACCTTGCAAACCGTTTAGGCTTAACCGGATTCGTCAAAAATCTTCATAATGGTGATGTTGAAATTGTTGTTCAAGGCGACCGTTCATTAGTCAATGATTTAATTAAAGCGGTTCAAATAGGACCGAGATTCGCCGATGTTAGAGATGTAAAAGTTCAATTGAAACAAATAGAAAATATTTATCAAAAGTTTGATATTTTATGA
- the ispF gene encoding 2-C-methyl-D-erythritol 2,4-cyclodiphosphate synthase: MRIGFGYDVHPFAENRKLILGGIDIPFTKGLLGHSDADALCHAIGDALLGAAALGDIGKHFPDIDPQYKGISSLKLLKKIRALLQTNGFEIVNIDSTIVLEAPKVAPYIEQICGNLSSALNLASSDISVKATTTEKLGFVGKGEGIAVYAVALISKTL; this comes from the coding sequence ATGCGTATTGGTTTTGGTTACGATGTTCACCCTTTTGCCGAAAATAGAAAATTAATCTTAGGCGGCATTGATATTCCATTTACAAAAGGATTATTAGGGCATTCAGATGCTGATGCTTTGTGCCATGCAATTGGCGATGCTTTGCTTGGAGCAGCTGCTCTTGGCGATATCGGGAAACATTTTCCTGATATCGACCCCCAGTATAAAGGTATATCGAGTTTGAAACTTTTAAAAAAAATCCGTGCCTTATTACAAACAAATGGTTTTGAAATAGTAAATATTGATTCAACAATTGTGTTGGAGGCTCCTAAAGTGGCTCCATATATTGAACAAATTTGTGGAAATTTATCTTCCGCGCTCAATTTAGCAAGTTCAGATATTTCTGTAAAAGCAACCACTACAGAAAAATTAGGATTCGTGGGCAAAGGTGAAGGCATAGCGGTATATGCAGTCGCACTAATTAGCAAAACACTCTAA
- a CDS encoding DedA family protein: protein MDLQAIIQFLSEVEPVLIYLGIFFIAYIENIFPPSPSDVVIVFGGSMVAIGKSNFFATLFFASLGSMLGFITMYLIGKWFGRHIIETRKFKFIPVDNIHKMEKWFSKYGYAIIIANRFLAGTRAIVSFFAGISEMNLKITVILSLVSAMVWNVILLYSGYVMGRNWRKIGEHLETYWMIVTSVMILVASLWIIYYLVYQRKKTKNA, encoded by the coding sequence ATGGACTTACAAGCAATCATACAATTTTTATCTGAAGTCGAACCGGTCCTAATTTATTTGGGAATATTTTTCATCGCATATATCGAAAATATTTTTCCTCCTTCTCCGAGTGATGTCGTAATTGTATTCGGTGGTTCAATGGTGGCAATCGGAAAATCGAATTTTTTTGCTACCTTATTCTTTGCGTCATTGGGCAGTATGTTAGGTTTTATCACAATGTATTTAATCGGAAAGTGGTTTGGGCGACATATAATCGAAACAAGAAAATTCAAGTTTATCCCTGTCGATAATATTCATAAAATGGAAAAGTGGTTTAGCAAATATGGATATGCTATAATTATTGCAAATCGGTTTTTAGCCGGCACACGGGCAATCGTTTCCTTCTTTGCAGGAATTTCTGAAATGAACCTCAAAATTACTGTTATTTTATCTCTCGTCAGTGCGATGGTATGGAATGTTATCCTCCTCTATTCGGGTTATGTAATGGGAAGAAATTGGCGTAAGATAGGCGAGCACTTGGAAACATACTGGATGATTGTTACCTCGGTAATGATACTCGTTGCTTCTTTGTGGATAATATACTATCTCGTATATCAGAGAAAGAAAACAAAAAATGCTTGA
- a CDS encoding phosphatase PAP2 family protein → MLEYFIEVDKLLFIFINTNLANSYFDFLMPVLTDWDKTLAGRVFIFLSVFFLAIKGGTKGRIVITLLVITIAVSDQFNSSILKSLIGRPRPCHIMDGTMVVDQIRLLVNCGSGYSFPSSHATNYFATATLISFFYSKTKWLFFVFASSIAFSRVYIGVHFPSDVVAGAFVGTSIAFLIFHSWLLLNKKFFRFDYETSKIKT, encoded by the coding sequence ATGCTTGAGTATTTTATTGAGGTTGATAAGTTATTGTTTATATTTATCAATACTAATTTAGCAAATAGCTACTTCGATTTTTTGATGCCCGTTCTTACCGACTGGGATAAAACATTGGCAGGAAGGGTCTTCATTTTTTTATCAGTATTTTTTTTAGCAATCAAAGGAGGGACAAAAGGGAGAATTGTTATTACACTTCTTGTTATTACGATAGCTGTAAGCGATCAGTTCAACAGCTCGATACTTAAATCGCTGATAGGACGACCAAGACCCTGCCATATAATGGATGGAACGATGGTAGTAGATCAAATTCGTTTGTTGGTAAATTGCGGTTCGGGATATTCCTTCCCCTCGTCTCACGCTACAAATTATTTTGCCACCGCAACTCTTATCTCTTTTTTCTACTCAAAAACAAAGTGGCTTTTTTTTGTTTTCGCATCTTCGATTGCATTTTCAAGAGTTTATATAGGTGTTCATTTCCCTTCTGATGTTGTAGCAGGAGCATTCGTAGGTACCTCTATAGCCTTTCTAATTTTTCACTCTTGGCTACTTCTGAACAAGAAATTTTTCAGGTTCGATTATGAAACTTCTAAAATTAAAACTTAA